A single window of Eucalyptus grandis isolate ANBG69807.140 chromosome 1, ASM1654582v1, whole genome shotgun sequence DNA harbors:
- the LOC104449520 gene encoding 65-kDa microtubule-associated protein 3, giving the protein MSNLLNDPLFQKETTCGTLLYELQIIWDEIGESDADRDKMLQELEQECLEVYRRKVDKSNQSRARLRQAIADSEAELAAICSALGERPLHTKQPDQNVGSLKEEFKKILPQLEEMRRMKCERRNQFLDVLEQIQRVKAEICGSLDHTPPKTRLDETDLSSRKLEELHRELYELQTEKTERLRLVQDHLFTVNALCLVLDLDFKQIASEVHASLADPEGPKDISNSTIEKLATAIHKLREVKLQRMQRLQDLATTMLELWNLMDTPTEEQQMFQSITSNIAASEHEITEPKMLSEDIINFVAAEVARLEEFKLSKMKELVLKKRSELEEICRKTHLIPEADTGMEYAIEAVESGAVDAACILEQIELRIAEVKEEALNRKELLEKVEKWLAACDEECWLEEYNRDENRYNAGRGAHLTLKRAEKARALVSKLPAMVETLTSKTVAWEKERGIEFSYDGLRLLSMLEEYSILRQEREQERRRLRDQKKLQGQLIAEQEALYGSKPSPSKTQLVKKAPRMSTGGASSRRLSLGGATLHTPKPDPLHSMKATPNARPHRKSDRVNQVDQLNHYKDNGQAALSASRRGLDVAGLPLKKHSLDAALASEPDSPMIRKPFSPVSPAVSTKMSLTNVMDNAAARQDEPLQKIFSGNMFSTPLKTTNMNDEENRTPKVMAIPVPTTPSTISMPMQTAMTPALVSQPLAANLVKEIAEEIEYSFEERRAGFVLPRAYVKPMIQV; this is encoded by the exons ATGTCTAACCTCCTAAATGATCCACTGTTCCAAAAGGAGACAACATGCGGAACACTTCTATACGAACTCCAG ATAATCTGGGATGAAATTGGAGAATCTGATGCTGATAGGGATAAAATGCTGCAAGAGCTtgaacaagaatgtctagaaGTATACAGAAGAAAGGTAGACAAGTCAAACCAATCCAGAGCCCGACTACGACAGGCAATTGCTGACTCTGAAGCAGAACTGGCAGCCATCTGTTCGGCATTGGGAGAGAGACCATTACATACAAAGCAG CCTGACCAAAATGTTGGAAGCTTGAAAgaagaattcaagaaaattcTTCCACAATTAGAGGAGATGAGAAGAATGAAATGTGAAAGAAGAAATCAGTTTCTTGATGTTTTGGAGCAAATCCAGAGAGTTAAGGCTGAAATATGTGGATCCCTCGACCACACTCCTCCTAAAACAAGATTGGATGAGACAGACTTATCATCAAGGAAGCTTGAAGAACTCCATAGAGAGCTTTATGAACTTCAAACAGAGAAG ACTGAGCGCTTGAGGCTGGTTCAAGATCATTTGTTTACGGTGAATGCTTTGTGTTTAGTGCTTGATCTGGATTTCAAGCAGATAGCTTCAGAAGTCCATGCCAGTTTAGCTGACCCTGAAGGACCCAAGGATATAAGTAACAGTACAATTGAAAAGTTGGCTACTGCAATACACAAACTTCGAGAAGTGAAGCTTCAGAGGATGCAGAGG CTTCAAGATCTTGCAACTACCATGCTGGAGTTATGGAACTTGATGGATACCCCAACTGAAGAGCAGCAGATGTTCCAGAGCATTACCAGCAACATAGCTGCATCAGAACATGAAATAACTGAACCCAAAATGCTTTCTGAGGACATCATCAATTTT GTTGCAGCAGAAGTAGCTCGTTTGGAGGAGTTTAAGTTGAGCAAAATGAAGGAGCTTGTTTTAAAGAAGAGATCAGAACTGGAGGAGATCTGTAGGAAGACACATTTAATCCCAGAAGCTGATACTGGGATGGAATACGCTATTGAAGCTGTAGAGTCTG GGGCTGTTGATGCTGCTTGCATCCTTGAGCAGATTGAACTTCGAATTGCTGAAGTGAAGGAGGAAGCATTGAACCGCAAAGAATTGCTGGAAAAAGTTGAGAAATGGTTGGCTGCTTGTGATGAAGAGTGCTGGCTTGAAGAGTATAACAGG GATGAGAATAGGTATAATGCTGGAAGAGGAGCCCATCTTACTCTGAAGCGTGCTGAGAAAGCTCGTGCGTTGGTTAGCAAACTACCAG CGATGGTAGAGACACTGACTTCAAAGACAGTGGCttgggagaaggagagaggcaTTGAGTTCTCATATGATGGT CTTCGCCTCCTCTCTATGCTGGAAGAGTATAGCATTTTGCgacaagagagagagcaagaacGACGTAGACTACGA gaTCAAAAGAAACTTCAGGGCCAGCTAATTGCAGAACAAGAGGCACTTTATGGGTCAAAGCCAAGCCCCTCAAAGACTCAGTTGGTCAAGAAAGCTCCTCGGATGTCGACTGGTGGTGCAAGCAGTAGAAGACTCTCACTTGGAGGTGCAACTCTTCATACTCCCAAACCAGATCCATTGCATTCGATGAAAGCTACTCCTAACGCACGCCCACATCGTAAGAGTGACCGTGTAAACCAAGTCGATCAACTGAACCACTACAAGGACAATGGCCAAGCAGCATTATCAGCAA GTAGAAGAGGCTTGGATGTTGCTGGTCTCCCATTAAAAAAGCACTCACTTGACGCTGCATTGGCTAGTGAGCCAGATTCACCAATGATAAGGAAACCCTTCTCGCCTGTGTCACCAGCAGTATCAACGAAGATGAGCTTGACAAACGTGATGGACAATGCAGCAGCGAGACAGGATGAACCATTGCAGAAAATCTTTTCTGGTAACATGTTCAGTACCCCATTGAAGACTACCAACATGAATGATGAAGAGAACCGGACTCCAAAAGTCATGGCAATTCCCGTTCCAACTACACCTTCCACAATTTCAATGCCCATGCAAACAGCAATGACACCAGCACTGGTGTCACAGCCCTTGGCTGCAAACTTAGTCAAGGAGATTGCCGAAGAGATAGAATACTCATTTGAGGAACGAAGAGCTGGCTTTGTGCTTCCAAGAGCATATGTAAAGCCAATGATCCAAGTCTGA
- the LOC104449513 gene encoding ATP-dependent Clp protease ATP-binding subunit CLPT1, chloroplastic has protein sequence MAARSLSAFPISPSNPQSIPKGARDSPVSLAWNRGPSCLASSFNGSKLSVVPPRSRRLVRRFNSAVATVLLSLPTGKPDRASTDKLPKWSARAIKSFAMAELEARKLKYPNTGTEALLMGILVEGTSLAAKFLRANGITLFKVREETVNLLGKSDLYFFSPEHPPLTEQAQRALDWAVDAKLKSGESGEITTTHLLLGIWFEKESAGHMILSSLGFTDEKADEVAKSMDKDVILSYE, from the exons ATGGCCGCTCGCTCGCTCTCCGCTTTCCCAATTTCGCCCTCGAATCCTCAGTCAATCCCTAAAGGCGCCCGCGACTCCCCGGTCTCGCTCGCGTGGAACCGGGGACCGAGTTGCTTGGCGAGCTCCTTCAACGGGAGCAAGCTCTCCGTCGTTCCTCCCCGCTCGAGACGGCTCGTTCGCAGGTTCAATTCCGCCGTGGCGACGGTCCTGCTGAGTCTCCCCACCGG GAAACCCGACAGAGCATCTACCGACAAGCTCCCAAA ATGGTCGGCGAGAGCAATCAAGTCGTTTGCTATGGCGGAGCTGGAAGCGAGGAAGCTCAAGTATCCGAATACGGGCACTGAAGCTCTTCTGATGGGGATTTTGGTCGAGG GCACTAGCCTAGCTGCAAAGTTTTTGAGGGCTAATGGAATTACGCTTTTCAAGGTTCGAGAGGAAACGGTGAACTTGCTAGGGAAATCTGACTTGTACTTTTTCAGCCCTGAGCATCCTCCATTGACCGAGCAAGCACAGCGAGCCCTTGATTGGGCTGTCGATGCAAAACTAAAGTCAG GCGAAAGTGGAGAAATAACCACAACACATCTGCTTCTTGGGATTTGGTTTGAAAAGGAATCAGCAGGTCACATGATCCTATCTTCCCTGGGTTTTACTGATGAGAAAGCGGATGAAGTTGCCAAATCT ATGGATAAGGATGTTATTTTGAGCTATGAGTAA
- the LOC104449531 gene encoding AT-hook motif nuclear-localized protein 6: protein MEGKEDVTSGVTLKGDEAPENCRVTPPVSEGPGQVDGPTTMVVAPPASASAVTPVSTATPSTEGKKKRGRPRKYGPDGVALSPMPISASIPLTGEYSAWQRGRGRPIDSVKKKHKFEIESPGEKIAYFVGANFTPHVLTVNPGEDVTMKIMSFSQQGSRAICILSANGTISNVTLRQPTSSGGTLTYEGRFEILSLSGSYMPIESGGTVSRSGGMSVSLAGPDGRVVGGGLAGLLVAAGPVQVVVGSFLPGHQLEQKPKKQRVELPPTQTPTITNLNSREELVGNYGGGEPTVTATAVFNGENSAPIQDVRNPMTENRVSFTVEESNGLS, encoded by the exons ATGGAGGGTAAAGAGGATGTTACTTCTGGGGTTACACTGAAGGGGGACGAAGCTCCAGAAAATTGTAGAGTAACTCCTCCGGTGAGTGAAGGTCCAGGGCAAGTTGATGGACCCACCACAATGGTGGTGGCTCCACCTGCTTCTGCTTCGGCCGTGACGCCTGTCAGCACGGCCACTCCGAGTacagaaggaaagaagaaaagagggaggCCTAGAAAATATGGGCCTGATGGGGTGGCGTTGTCACCTATGCCGATTTCCGCTTCAATTCCGCTGACCGGAGAGTACTCAGCATGGCAACGGGGTAGAGGGCGGCCAATTGACTCCgtgaagaagaagcataagTTTGAGATTGAGAGCCCAG GTGAGAAGATTGCTTACTTTGTTGGTGCCAATTTCACACCGCATGTACTCACTGTCAATCCTGGGGAG GATGTTACTATGAAAATTATGTCATTCTCTCAGCAAGGATCTCGAGCTATTTGCATTCTTTCTGCAAATGGTACGATATCAAATGTGACACTTCGTCAGCCAACTTCCTCCGGGGGCACTTTGACATATGAG GGGCGGTTTGAGATACTATCGCTTTCTGGGTCATATATGCCAATCGAGAGTGGAGGAACAGTGAGCAGATCTGGTGGGATGAGCGTCTCTTTGGCGGGACCAGATGGTCGCGTTGTTGGGGGTGGGCTGGCTGGTTTGCTGGTAGCTGCTGGTCCTGTGCAG GTCGTTGTGGGAAGCTTCCTTCCGGGTCACCAGCTGGAACAGAAACCTAAGAAGCAAAGAGTTGAACTCCCGCCAACGCAGACCCCGACTATTACAAATCTTAACAGTAGAGAAGAATTAGTTGGAAATTATGGTGGAGGTGAGCCGACCGTCACGGCAACTGCCGTCTTTAATGGAGAGAATTCGGCTCCTATCCAAGACGTGAGGAATCCAATGACTGAGAATAGAGTCTCTTTCACTGTTGAAGAATCTAACGGCCTTAGTTAG
- the LOC104449503 gene encoding protein PSK SIMULATOR 1 has protein sequence MALETWVIKVKTALSHGFDAVKSGAPHPKLLGGKKRSVGVLAFEIAGLMSRLLHLWQSLSDKNVVRLRNESISLEGVHKIVSNDEAFLLGLACAEMVESLRYAARAIGVLGKRCEDPNLQDFEWFLGEFANTGRDSNHWSLSYKDMEILTKKMDRYVTATTTLHREIEELSVLESSLRKTLQLHEQQHDSSSLSLSLSLKEQKIIELQQKITLQKQEIKCVREKSLWNRSFDSATLTLARCIFTNLARIKLVFGLGNRYIIANPSSLPRSLSASATVHPTENPNHFISGPLRSPKQEDHRKNDTDDSSANAFFESYSKLLKPPPTTLGAAALALHYANLIIVMEKMIKSPQLVGADARDDLYAMLPSSVRSALRARLRGVGLCRAGDPALASEWRDALTRILGWLAPLAHNMIKWQSERSIEQQNTDLVQRTNVYLLQTLYFANTEKAEAAITELLVGLNYIWRFEREMTAKALFDCTNLGGLINNIPITYS, from the coding sequence ATGGCTCTGGAAACATGGGTGATCAAGGTGAAAACCGCCCTATCCCACGGCTTCGACGCCGTCAAGTCCGGCGCGCCGCACCCAAAGCTGCTCGGCGGCAAGAAGCGGAGCGTCGGCGTCTTGGCCTTCGAGATCGCCGGGCTCATGTCCAGGCTCCTCCACCTGTGGCAGTCCCTCTCGGACAAGAACGTCGTCCGCCTCCGCAACGAGTCCATCTCCCTCGAAGGCGTCCACAAGATCGTCTCCAACGACGAGGCCTTCCTCCTCGGCCTCGCCTGCGCGGAGATGGTCGAGAGCCTCCGGTATGCGGCGAGAGCCATCGGCGTCCTCGGCAAGCGTTGCGAAGATCCGAACCTTCAGGACTTCGAATGGTTTCTTGGCGAGTTCGCGAACACCGGACGCGACTCGAACCACTGGAGCCTGAGCTACAAGGACATGGAGATTTTGACGAAGAAGATGGATCGGTACGTCACCGCGACCACAACGTTGCACCGAGAGATAGAGGAGCTCTCAGTACTGGAGAGCAGCTTGCGAAAAACTCTCCAGCTTCACGAACAGCAACACGACTCGTCTTCGCTGTCGCTGTCGTTGTCGTTGAAAGAACAGAAGATCATCGAACTGCAACAGAAGATAACGCTTCAGAAGCAGGAGATCAAGTGCGTCAGAGAGAAATCTTTGTGGAACCGGAGCTTCGATTCGGCGACTTTGACGTTAGCGAGGTGTATATTCACGAACCTAGCCAGGATCAAGCTCGTCTTCGGGCTCGGAAATCGTTACATCATTGCCAATCCATCATCTCTACCGCGCAGCTTGTCGGCTTCGGCGACCGTTCATCCGACCGAAAATCCTAACCACTTCATATCAGGACCGTTGAGAAGCCCCAAGCAAGAGGATCACCGGAAAAACGATACCGACGATTCTTCGGCCAATGCCTTCTTCGAGTCTTATTCCAAGCTCCTGAAGCCGCCGCCCACGACGCTGGGCGCCGCGGCGCTCGCGCTCCACTACGCGAACCTGATCATCGTGATGGAGAAGATGATCAAGTCGCCGCAGCTGGTCGGCGCGGACGCGAGGGACGACCTCTACGCGATGCTGCCGAGCAGCGTGCGGTCGGCGCTGCGGGCGCGGCTGAGGGGGGTCGGGCTGTGCCGGGCGGGGGACCCGGCGCTGGCCTCGGAGTGGCGGGACGCGCTGACGAGGATCCTCGGGTGGCTGGCCCCGCTGGCGCACAACATGATCAAGTGGCAGAGCGAGAGGAGCATCGAGCAGCAGAACACCGACCTGGTGCAGCGGACGAACGTGTACCTGCTGCAGACGCTCTACTTTGCGAACACGGAGAAGGCGGAGGCGGCGATCACGGAGCTGCTGGTGGGGCTGAACTACATCTGGAGGTTCGAGAGGGAGATGACGGCCAAGGCCTTGTTCGATTGCACCAACTTGGGTGGTCTGATCAATAATATTCCAATCACATACAGTTAG